The Chlamydia trachomatis A/HAR-13 nucleotide sequence AAAGATTCTATACACGTGCTCTTTCTCTTTATGAGATATCCATATCCTCCGTGTCCAATACCCTAAAGAGCCGAGCAGCAAACTGATAAGCACGCAAGCGATGAGAAGTTCTGAAAGTAAAAATGCTCGTTTCTTTTTTATCTTTCTAAACATAAACACCTCTGTGCAGCGGCTCCCCTTTTCTGGCCAGGGAATAAGTCCACCGTAGCGTCGACCGAACACAAAAGCCTGCCGTCTGCGTTACGTTTTTCTCTTAGGAGGGATAGCGTATAGCTATAAGGGATCTTGATAGCTTCTCCCATGCTCGTATACACATACATCCCAACAAGCTCTCCTTCCCCTTTCAGGGAGAGAGCTTCTCTATCCATTTGCTGAAATATGGCGTCCTCCACCGCAAAAAAACAGTAATCGATGCATGCAGGAAGCTGTAAGCGAAAAATGTCTTCCTCAAACGAACGAGTGATCCGTGTATAAAACACCACACTAGGAATTAACACTGTGCAAAGAAGGGAGAGAGAAAGAAGCACCTCTACTAGTAAAAAACAACGTTTTCGTTTGAAAGCCATTTCCGTCCCCTTACCCTCGCTGTTCATTCCTTACTTTCTTAGAGAACACAACAATATCGTCACCCTTGTCATTCATTTTAACAAGAAGATCTTCTCCCCAAGCATCTTTAAGAAGTTTCTTTCCTTCCTTGCACCACGCAGAATCTTCTAAAATCGCTTCCTTATTTGCGATGACCTCTTTTAGAGACAAATTTCCGGAAGCATATTCCATCATAAGGACGTCATACACGCGAGCGCAATTTTGCTCTGTTTGGAAGATTTTCCCTTTTTGCAAACTCCCTCGCATATTAAAAGCCAAGGCTCCACCAATAATACCAATGAGGGTAATGACAACCATCATTTCCACTAACGTAATGGATTGTTTTCTTTTTTTTGTTTTCTTCACAGTTTCCCTCCTGTAGTTAAAACGTTTGAATACCGCTTGTTAACGGAAGAAGGATTGATAACATAATCAATCCAATAAAACCGCCTAGCAACACAAGAACTATGGGCTGACACCAGGCAGTTACCCAAGTCAATACCCTTTGAATATCCTCGTTATAAATTTGCGCGACATGCGCGAATACCACCGCAAGATCCCCGGATTCTTCTCCTAGAGCAACCATCCCAATCACCAGTTTTGGCGTCCATGTACGATGAGAT carries:
- a CDS encoding type II secretion system protein, with the translated sequence MKKTKKRKQSITLVEMMVVITLIGIIGGALAFNMRGSLQKGKIFQTEQNCARVYDVLMMEYASGNLSLKEVIANKEAILEDSAWCKEGKKLLKDAWGEDLLVKMNDKGDDIVVFSKKVRNEQRG